Proteins from a genomic interval of Quercus robur chromosome 9, dhQueRobu3.1, whole genome shotgun sequence:
- the LOC126699516 gene encoding heavy metal-associated isoprenylated plant protein 9, which yields MGEEAKQEQAKAEAKPEEKKEEKAEEKKEEKAQEKKEEEPKPPAPFVLYVDLHCAGCAKKIEKSIMKIRGVEGVEMDMAKNEVTVKGIVEPQAVCTKIMKKTKRRAKVLSPLPASEGEPIPEVVISQAGELKTVELNVNMHCEACAQELKRKILKMRGVQTAVTELSTGKVVVTGTMDENKLVDYVYRRTKKQARIVPQPVPEPEKKEENKEGEKPAAEEAKPEEKKEEEKPPEEAKKEEGDKGGNKGESNENKGGGGGEEKKEEAKKEGEEIVVINNNIYEEGMKRMMYYYQPDIDEEGMKRMMYYYQPVYVIERIPPPQLFSDENPNACCIS from the exons ATGGGTGAAGAAGCTAAACAG GAACAAGCTAAGGCAGAGGCTAAGCCagaggagaagaaagaagagaaagcagaggagaagaaggaagagaaggcacaggagaagaaggaagaagagccTAAGCCACCAGCTCCGTTTGTCTTGTACGTGGACTTGCATTGTGCTGGATGTGCCAAGAAGATTGAGAAGTCCATCATGAAAATTAGAG GAGTGGAAGGGGTTGAGATGGACATGGCTAAAAATGAAGTGACTGTAAAGGGGATAGTGGAGCCTCAAGCGGTGTGCAcgaaaattatgaaaaaaactAAGAGAAGAGCAAAAGTCTTATCCCCATTACCAGCATCCGAGGGTGAACCCATTCCAGAAGTTGTTATTTCACAG GCTGGTGAATTAAAAACAGTGGAGCTCAATGTAAACATGCACTGCGAGGCCTGTGCTCAGGAACTTAAGAGGAAGATACTGAAAATGAGAG GAGTCCAAACAGCCGTGACTGAGCTTAGCACTGGTAAGGTCGTGGTGACAGGGACAATGGACGAAAACAAGCTTGTAGATTATGTTTATAGGCGCACCAAAAAGCAAGCTCGAATTGTACCACAACCCGTGCCTGAAccagagaagaaagaagaaaacaaagaaggTGAGAAGCCAGCAGCAGAAGAAGCAAAAccagaagaaaagaaagaagaagaaaaaccacCAGAAGAAGCTAAGAAAGAAGAGGGTGACAAGGGTGGTAACAAGGGTGAAAGTAATGAGAAcaaaggtggtggtggtggtgaggaAAAGAAGGAAGAGGCCAAGAAGGAAGGTGAAGAAATTGTTGTCATCAACAATAATATTTATGAGGAAGGTATGAAGAGAATGATGTACTATTACCAGCCAGATATTGATGAGGAAGGTATGAAGAGAATGATGTACTATTACCAGCCAGTCTATGTGATTGAACGAATCCCACCTCCTCAGCTCTTCAGTGATGAGAATCCAAATGCATGTTGCATTTCATAA
- the LOC126699988 gene encoding uncharacterized protein LOC126699988 isoform X1 encodes MMGYGSYGYVPSSSTSNLSALAPPFTVDRSAVPKPISNPLVDLNDSPYGVPLNPSLHNWLPSHYPNSRTNFFSNHTSEFDPFPSSDAFRYPGLEEIKSPNTHLSPVNPIAPAASSDAFLYGQCSDGVATSILEAKPYYPTYVPPATQGSSSPLVAPDDISYDWFSSSHAPALDGSSHNDYTQSGLDYTALWGDSWSRFGDWDHGKQVELDGSFCSKGSSVAGSSIYKNYMNQGNTREESSHIIDMLGWEKDGRCVSIEQSNDKSFSGSKPRIMPVDYSKSSLSDRTSVLPENHPEAPSYKLVTNSRNRQVPYSASYEKDMREHDASLSGSASFVTSSPSLVIRPPDVVTTISASNKGPLKDVNFRTDAADPDLHGNNPSYVNELHPLLSSEGKVRFDASQLRIHLDRNDPVSVESFSAKSKELSMDKSISEDALDQIFKAKSGVQISHTSSDGFNLPLEFTQAVNSVENSSESLDHYNPAVDSPCWKGAPIGCFSPFEASKAVSSQYLKTLESCNNSDFQLPQFFPFNIDDAVKLSSQNPIEKTVYHEIGSLENSLAASPKRPSVANLTFSECRSDDAAKAGSFYSKESCGYEVQHSDKAFEPGKDDASPSQSTGYLDLKSLLTMQHLEESTVTSEKKHSSETCVVDAGSNRNNPSRSGTSNVPFHGTEDSLSSLASVEDASAKLTKLHKADSTSKIDVQMLVNTIYNLSETLLFHSSYDSIELKEGDHEALKNVILNLHQCLLKGTEQKLPTPESLFPEQGTSQYLEELPKLHKEVSGDRSRLAKEAAIIAQDQLDHRCLHEEKHHHIVSVNKNEKVSDSVCVKGDANMVKEDNMTQAIMKVLNDNFKYEEDMQPKSLLYKNLWLEAEAELCSVNYKARYNRMKIEMEKSELDKTKDVSENTMNVEKELRSKVSHEMNTVDKLAPEARGGLSPVISIQDTPSIPDVMCRYSILKDRIDHSNSATDVEGPSSSKVYPDLNKADQLASETAEEKSLTQDISIQNSPIIDTTCHADSVMARFHILKCRVENSNSVTSTDVEAPSSIDVIPDLINVDKLVHEATVVKGSLIPDVSTQNSPVSTLSRHTEDVESSVMARFHVLKHRIDNVNSMDVKRQEFPEVFHFGFAGESKHRPIIRDKSEDGSVDVTLAPVLQHHSADSSEGSLTVKEFYLCKDDPVIQPCQSNRLGDPLPAGWFDTTSDWEHVMKEDFEE; translated from the exons atgatgGGTTATGGGTCTTATGGTTATGTACCTTCATCATCAACTTCAAATTTATCAGCTTTAGCTCCACCTTTTACTGTTGATCGGTCTGCTGTtccaaaacccatttcaaatcCACTTGTGGATTTGAATGATTCCCCTTATGGTGTTCCCTTGAATCCTTCTCTGCACAATTGGCTCCCTTCCCACTATCCCAATTCTAGAACCAATTTCTTTTCCAACCACACTTCAGAATTTGATCCCTTTCCTTCATCTGATGCGTTTCGATACCCGGGCTTGGAGGAGATTAAGTCACCCAATACCCATTTGTCTCCAGTGAACCCTATTGCACCTGCTGCTTCTTCTGATGCATTCTTGTATGGTCAATGCTCGGATGGTGTTGCCACGAGTATTCTTGAAGCTAAACCATATTATCCCACATATGTCCCACCTGCAACTCAAGGCTCTAGTAGTCCTTTGGTGGCTCCTGATGATATTAGTTATGATTGGTTTTCAAGTTCCCATGCTCCAGCCTTAGATGGATCCTCTCACAATGATTACACTCAGTCCGGTTTGGATTATACTGCCCTTTGGGGTGACTCATGGAGTAGATTTGGAGACTGGGATCATGGTAAACAGGTGGAACTTGATGGGAGTTTCTGCTCAAAGGGGTCGAGCGTAGCTGGTTCATCCATTTACAAGAATTATATGAACCAAG gtaacaCACGTGAAGAATCTTCCCATATCATTGATATGTTAGGTTGGGAAAAGGATGGTAGGTGTGTAAGCATAGAGCAGTCAAATGATAAATCCTTCTCAGGGTCAAAACCCAGAATCATGCCTGTTGATTAttcaaaatcatctctctcAGATCGCACTTCAGTACTTCCAGAAAACCACCCTGAGGCACCATCCTATAAACTAGTCACAAATTCCAGGAACCGTCAAGTACCATACAGTGCTTCATATGAGAAAGACATGAGAGAGCATGATGCTAGTCTGAGTGGTAGTGCATCATTTGTGACATCTTCACCTTCGCTTGTCATTAGACCTCCAGATGTTGTCACCACCATTTCTGCATCAAATAAAGGTCCATTAAAGGATGTGAATTTTAGGACGGATGCAGCTGATCCTGATCTTCATGGTAATAATCCTTCTTATGTGAATGAACTGCATCCCTTGTTAAGTTCTGAAGGCAAAGTTCGGTTTGATGCCAGCCAACTCAGAATTCATTTAGACAGAAATGATCCTGTTAGTGTGGAATCATTCTCGGCAAAAAGCAAAGAGCTGTCAATGGACAAAAGCATTTCTGAGGATGCTTTGGATCAAATATTCAAAGCAAAATCTGGAGTTCAAATTTCTCATACAAGTTCAGATGGATTCAATTTGCCCCTTGAATTTACCCAAGCCGTCAATTCTGTTGAGAATTCTTCTGAGAGCTTAGATCATTATAACCCTGCTGTGGACTCACCATGCTGGAAAGGAGCACCAATTGGTTGTTTTTCACCATTTGAAGCTTCTAAGGCTGTCAGTTCTCAGTACCTGAAGACATTAGAATCATGCAATAATTCAGATTTTCAACTGCCTCAGTTCTTCCCTTTCAATATTGATGATGCTGTAAAACTCTCCTCACAAAATCCAATTGAGAAGACAGTGTACCATGAAATTGGGTCTCTGGAAAATAGTTTAGCAGCTTCTCCAAAGAGGCCTTCAGTTGCTAATTTAACATTTAGTGAATGCAGATCAGATGATGCTGCTAAAGCTGGATCCTTTTATTCTAAAGAAAGCTGTGGCTATGAGGTTCAGCATTCTGATAAAGCTTTTGAACCTGGGAAAGATGATGCTTCACCCAGCCAGTCTACAGGTTATTTGGACTTAAAATCTTTACTCACAATGCAACATCTTGAAGAAAGTACTGTAACATCTGAAAAAAAGCATTCATCAGAGACTTGTGTTGTGGATGCTGGATCAAATAGAAACAATCCCTCAAGATCTGGAACTTCAAATGTGCCATTCCATGGCACTGAAGATTCTCTGTCTTCACTGGCTTCTGTTGAAGATGCTTCTGCTAAGCTTACCAAATTGCATAAGGCAGATTCAACTTCAAAAATAGATGTCCAGATGTTGGTTAATACGATTTATAACCTGTCTGAAACACTTTTATTTCACTCTTCATATGATTCAATTGAACTGAAGGAAGGAGACCATGAGGCTCTTAAAAATGTCATCCTTAATCTTCATCAATGTTTATTAAAGGGCACTGAACAAAAGCTTCCAACACCAGAATCACTGTTTCCTGAGCAAGGCACATCTCAATATCTTGAAGAGTTACCCAAGCTTCACAAG GAAGTGAGTGGGGACAGGTCTAGGTTGGCAAAGGAGGCAGCGATCATTGCTCAGGATCAGCTTGACCATCGGTGTCTACATGAGGAAAAGCATCATCATATTGTGTCTGTTAATAAAAATGAGAAGGTATCAGATTCTGTTTGCGTGAAGGGTGATGCTAACATGGTGAAAGAAGATAATATGACCCAG GCTATTATGAAGGTTCTCAATGATAATTTTAAATATGAGGAAGATATGCAGCCAAAGAGCCTCTTGTATAAGAATTTATGGCTTGAGGCAGAAGCTGAATTATGTTCCGTTAACTATAAAGCTCGCTATAATCGCATGAAGATTGAAATGGAGAAATCCGAGTTGGACAAGACTAAAG ATGTGTCAGAAAATACTATGAATGTGGAGAAAGAACTAAGATCCAAGGTTTCTCATGAAATGAACACTGTTGACAAATTGGCACCTGAGGCTAGGGGTGGCCTTTCCCCTGTTATTTCCATCCAGGATACCCCTTCCATCCCAGATGTTATGTGCAGATATAGTATTCTAAAAGACCGGATTGACCACTCGAATTCTGCTACAGATGTGGAGGGACCATCAAGCTCGAAAGTGTATCCTGATCTGAACAAGGCTGACCAGTTGGCATCTGAAACAGCTGAAGAAAAGTCTCTGACCCAAGATATTTCCATTCAGAATTCTCCCATCATTGACACCACCTGCCATGCAGATAGTGTTATGGCTAGATTTCACATTCTAAAATGCCGGGTTGAGAATTCAAATTCTGTAACATCTACAGATGTAGAGGCTCCATCAAGCATAGATGTCATTCCTGATCTGATCAACGTTGACAAATTGGTGCATGAAGCAACTGTAGTGAAGGGTAGCCTGATCCCAGATGTTTCCACCCAGAATTCTCCTGTTTCAACCCTAAGCCGCCACACAGAAGATGTCGAGTCTTCTGTCATGGCCAGATTCCATGTCCTTAAACACCGGATTGACAATGTGAATTCCATGGATGTGAAAAGGCAAGAATTTCCAGAGGTCTTCCATTTTGGATTTGCTGGTGAGAGTAAGCATAGGCCAATTATTAGAGACAAATCAGAGGATGGAAGTGTGGATGTAACACTGGCACCTGTCTTGCAGCACCACTCTGCCGACAGTTCTGAAGGCAGTTTAACTGTGAAGGAGTTCTATCTGTGTAAGGATGACCCAGTGATACAACCTTGTCAGTCCAACAGGCTTGGCGACCCACTTCCAGCAGGTTGGTTTGACACTACATCAGATTGGGAACATGTAATGAAGGAGGATTTTGAGGAGTAG
- the LOC126699988 gene encoding uncharacterized protein LOC126699988 isoform X2 yields MMGYGSYGYVPSSSTSNLSALAPPFTVDRSAVPKPISNPLVDLNDSPYGVPLNPSLHNWLPSHYPNSRTNFFSNHTSEFDPFPSSDAFRYPGLEEIKSPNTHLSPVNPIAPAASSDAFLYGQCSDGVATSILEAKPYYPTYVPPATQGSSSPLVAPDDISYDWFSSSHAPALDGSSHNDYTQSGLDYTALWGDSWSRFGDWDHGKQVELDGSFCSKGSSVAGSSIYKNYMNQGNTREESSHIIDMLGWEKDGRCVSIEQSNDKSFSGSKPRIMPVDYSKSSLSDRTSVLPENHPEAPSYKLVTNSRNRQVPYSASYEKDMREHDASLSGSASFVTSSPSLVIRPPDVVTTISASNKGPLKDVNFRTDAADPDLHGNNPSYVNELHPLLSSEGKVRFDASQLRIHLDRNDPVSVESFSAKSKELSMDKSISEDALDQIFKAKSGVQISHTSSDGFNLPLEFTQAVNSVENSSESLDHYNPAVDSPCWKGAPIGCFSPFEASKAVSSQYLKTLESCNNSDFQLPQFFPFNIDDAVKLSSQNPIEKTVYHEIGSLENSLAASPKRPSVANLTFSECRSDDAAKAGSFYSKESCGYEVQHSDKAFEPGKDDASPSQSTGYLDLKSLLTMQHLEESTVTSEKKHSSETCVVDAGSNRNNPSRSGTSNVPFHGTEDSLSSLASVEDASAKLTKLHKADSTSKIDVQMLVNTIYNLSETLLFHSSYDSIELKEGDHEALKNVILNLHQCLLKGTEQKLPTPESLFPEQGTSQYLEELPKLHKEVSGDRSRLAKEAAIIAQDQLDHRCLHEEKHHHIVSVNKNEKVSDSVCVKGDANMVKEDNMTQAIMKVLNDNFKYEEDMQPKSLLYKNLWLEAEAELCSVNYKARYNRMKIEMEKSELDKTKENTMNVEKELRSKVSHEMNTVDKLAPEARGGLSPVISIQDTPSIPDVMCRYSILKDRIDHSNSATDVEGPSSSKVYPDLNKADQLASETAEEKSLTQDISIQNSPIIDTTCHADSVMARFHILKCRVENSNSVTSTDVEAPSSIDVIPDLINVDKLVHEATVVKGSLIPDVSTQNSPVSTLSRHTEDVESSVMARFHVLKHRIDNVNSMDVKRQEFPEVFHFGFAGESKHRPIIRDKSEDGSVDVTLAPVLQHHSADSSEGSLTVKEFYLCKDDPVIQPCQSNRLGDPLPAGWFDTTSDWEHVMKEDFEE; encoded by the exons atgatgGGTTATGGGTCTTATGGTTATGTACCTTCATCATCAACTTCAAATTTATCAGCTTTAGCTCCACCTTTTACTGTTGATCGGTCTGCTGTtccaaaacccatttcaaatcCACTTGTGGATTTGAATGATTCCCCTTATGGTGTTCCCTTGAATCCTTCTCTGCACAATTGGCTCCCTTCCCACTATCCCAATTCTAGAACCAATTTCTTTTCCAACCACACTTCAGAATTTGATCCCTTTCCTTCATCTGATGCGTTTCGATACCCGGGCTTGGAGGAGATTAAGTCACCCAATACCCATTTGTCTCCAGTGAACCCTATTGCACCTGCTGCTTCTTCTGATGCATTCTTGTATGGTCAATGCTCGGATGGTGTTGCCACGAGTATTCTTGAAGCTAAACCATATTATCCCACATATGTCCCACCTGCAACTCAAGGCTCTAGTAGTCCTTTGGTGGCTCCTGATGATATTAGTTATGATTGGTTTTCAAGTTCCCATGCTCCAGCCTTAGATGGATCCTCTCACAATGATTACACTCAGTCCGGTTTGGATTATACTGCCCTTTGGGGTGACTCATGGAGTAGATTTGGAGACTGGGATCATGGTAAACAGGTGGAACTTGATGGGAGTTTCTGCTCAAAGGGGTCGAGCGTAGCTGGTTCATCCATTTACAAGAATTATATGAACCAAG gtaacaCACGTGAAGAATCTTCCCATATCATTGATATGTTAGGTTGGGAAAAGGATGGTAGGTGTGTAAGCATAGAGCAGTCAAATGATAAATCCTTCTCAGGGTCAAAACCCAGAATCATGCCTGTTGATTAttcaaaatcatctctctcAGATCGCACTTCAGTACTTCCAGAAAACCACCCTGAGGCACCATCCTATAAACTAGTCACAAATTCCAGGAACCGTCAAGTACCATACAGTGCTTCATATGAGAAAGACATGAGAGAGCATGATGCTAGTCTGAGTGGTAGTGCATCATTTGTGACATCTTCACCTTCGCTTGTCATTAGACCTCCAGATGTTGTCACCACCATTTCTGCATCAAATAAAGGTCCATTAAAGGATGTGAATTTTAGGACGGATGCAGCTGATCCTGATCTTCATGGTAATAATCCTTCTTATGTGAATGAACTGCATCCCTTGTTAAGTTCTGAAGGCAAAGTTCGGTTTGATGCCAGCCAACTCAGAATTCATTTAGACAGAAATGATCCTGTTAGTGTGGAATCATTCTCGGCAAAAAGCAAAGAGCTGTCAATGGACAAAAGCATTTCTGAGGATGCTTTGGATCAAATATTCAAAGCAAAATCTGGAGTTCAAATTTCTCATACAAGTTCAGATGGATTCAATTTGCCCCTTGAATTTACCCAAGCCGTCAATTCTGTTGAGAATTCTTCTGAGAGCTTAGATCATTATAACCCTGCTGTGGACTCACCATGCTGGAAAGGAGCACCAATTGGTTGTTTTTCACCATTTGAAGCTTCTAAGGCTGTCAGTTCTCAGTACCTGAAGACATTAGAATCATGCAATAATTCAGATTTTCAACTGCCTCAGTTCTTCCCTTTCAATATTGATGATGCTGTAAAACTCTCCTCACAAAATCCAATTGAGAAGACAGTGTACCATGAAATTGGGTCTCTGGAAAATAGTTTAGCAGCTTCTCCAAAGAGGCCTTCAGTTGCTAATTTAACATTTAGTGAATGCAGATCAGATGATGCTGCTAAAGCTGGATCCTTTTATTCTAAAGAAAGCTGTGGCTATGAGGTTCAGCATTCTGATAAAGCTTTTGAACCTGGGAAAGATGATGCTTCACCCAGCCAGTCTACAGGTTATTTGGACTTAAAATCTTTACTCACAATGCAACATCTTGAAGAAAGTACTGTAACATCTGAAAAAAAGCATTCATCAGAGACTTGTGTTGTGGATGCTGGATCAAATAGAAACAATCCCTCAAGATCTGGAACTTCAAATGTGCCATTCCATGGCACTGAAGATTCTCTGTCTTCACTGGCTTCTGTTGAAGATGCTTCTGCTAAGCTTACCAAATTGCATAAGGCAGATTCAACTTCAAAAATAGATGTCCAGATGTTGGTTAATACGATTTATAACCTGTCTGAAACACTTTTATTTCACTCTTCATATGATTCAATTGAACTGAAGGAAGGAGACCATGAGGCTCTTAAAAATGTCATCCTTAATCTTCATCAATGTTTATTAAAGGGCACTGAACAAAAGCTTCCAACACCAGAATCACTGTTTCCTGAGCAAGGCACATCTCAATATCTTGAAGAGTTACCCAAGCTTCACAAG GAAGTGAGTGGGGACAGGTCTAGGTTGGCAAAGGAGGCAGCGATCATTGCTCAGGATCAGCTTGACCATCGGTGTCTACATGAGGAAAAGCATCATCATATTGTGTCTGTTAATAAAAATGAGAAGGTATCAGATTCTGTTTGCGTGAAGGGTGATGCTAACATGGTGAAAGAAGATAATATGACCCAG GCTATTATGAAGGTTCTCAATGATAATTTTAAATATGAGGAAGATATGCAGCCAAAGAGCCTCTTGTATAAGAATTTATGGCTTGAGGCAGAAGCTGAATTATGTTCCGTTAACTATAAAGCTCGCTATAATCGCATGAAGATTGAAATGGAGAAATCCGAGTTGGACAAGACTAAAG AAAATACTATGAATGTGGAGAAAGAACTAAGATCCAAGGTTTCTCATGAAATGAACACTGTTGACAAATTGGCACCTGAGGCTAGGGGTGGCCTTTCCCCTGTTATTTCCATCCAGGATACCCCTTCCATCCCAGATGTTATGTGCAGATATAGTATTCTAAAAGACCGGATTGACCACTCGAATTCTGCTACAGATGTGGAGGGACCATCAAGCTCGAAAGTGTATCCTGATCTGAACAAGGCTGACCAGTTGGCATCTGAAACAGCTGAAGAAAAGTCTCTGACCCAAGATATTTCCATTCAGAATTCTCCCATCATTGACACCACCTGCCATGCAGATAGTGTTATGGCTAGATTTCACATTCTAAAATGCCGGGTTGAGAATTCAAATTCTGTAACATCTACAGATGTAGAGGCTCCATCAAGCATAGATGTCATTCCTGATCTGATCAACGTTGACAAATTGGTGCATGAAGCAACTGTAGTGAAGGGTAGCCTGATCCCAGATGTTTCCACCCAGAATTCTCCTGTTTCAACCCTAAGCCGCCACACAGAAGATGTCGAGTCTTCTGTCATGGCCAGATTCCATGTCCTTAAACACCGGATTGACAATGTGAATTCCATGGATGTGAAAAGGCAAGAATTTCCAGAGGTCTTCCATTTTGGATTTGCTGGTGAGAGTAAGCATAGGCCAATTATTAGAGACAAATCAGAGGATGGAAGTGTGGATGTAACACTGGCACCTGTCTTGCAGCACCACTCTGCCGACAGTTCTGAAGGCAGTTTAACTGTGAAGGAGTTCTATCTGTGTAAGGATGACCCAGTGATACAACCTTGTCAGTCCAACAGGCTTGGCGACCCACTTCCAGCAGGTTGGTTTGACACTACATCAGATTGGGAACATGTAATGAAGGAGGATTTTGAGGAGTAG
- the LOC126700020 gene encoding protein SODIUM POTASSIUM ROOT DEFECTIVE 2 translates to MADMQIVPACKNVEAQYVEMMVPLYSYGCEKKVKKTLSHLKGIYSVNVDYYQQKVTVWGICNKYDVLANIKSKRKEARFWNPEDNITSEELEPPSSDPLRDSKPYLAFTMVRSLSWKAWKKVFTRSNSF, encoded by the exons ATGGCAGACATGCAAATTGTTCCAGCTTGCAAGAATGTGGAAGCACAATATGTGGAGATGATGGTGCCTCTGTATTCTTATGGGTGTGAGAAGAAGGTGAAGAAGACCTTATCCCATCTCAAAG GAATATACTCAGTAAACGTGGATTATTATCAACAAAAGGTGACTGTGTGGGGAATTTGTAACAAGTATGATGTGCTAGCAAACATAAAGAGCAAGAGAAAAGAAGCTCGTTTTTGGAACCCAGAAGACAACATTACATCAGAAGAATTAGAACCACCATCTTCGGATCCTTTAAGAGACTCCAAGCCTTATTTGGCTTTTACTATGGTCCGGTCTCTAAGCTGGAAAGCATGGAAAAAGGTTTTCACTAGATCCAATTCCTTCTGA